From a single Spirochaetaceae bacterium genomic region:
- a CDS encoding ABC transporter substrate-binding protein, producing the protein MAAAILPGAVFAAGDEETAAAPDASAEGAYNYEHEFGTYHWVTPGAFAQATGQTVGDYSEAPQLAQLVSEGKLPPVEERLPLEPLVLGREIGTYGGTLHVGGGHFAAFQYAGTPYSNYGVGLAEHTWTAGTYPNLVKGWDVEDGGRKYTLHLREGLRYSDGEPFTADDIMFWWEHIVPTNPTFPDLFTRIIISTGLYDNVVKIDDHTVRVEYSKPSDNLFWVHFGKAVPAHQKKYFSQFHPEFRDKDELDALVKEAGFSNWIELYEHKLDIRGNANPERPILLAWALKQVPPGDYILERNPYFWAVDPAGQQLPYLDRIYYFAGLEPEVRNLKAQAGELDFADVPMDTYRLIKEKESEGKIRGQRMAGVGLNSAQLSFNLNHKDPAVREIFMDKRFRIAASHALNRERISELVFLGLVPPWQVASHAGSDYYHERMAHSYIEYDPDKTRAMFDEIGLPVGDDGFRRRLDGEKLQINLLTWDNARLQSARIAEMMAEDLQAAGLDVNLKVMESSVVRQTTTANDQDAVMVPGAWTTIEGGFWLGNSATAFVPVHTNGSMHAQLWYEWYESFGEKGERPPPEMEQVMEWYREGLGTIDAAERKEIWFRMVDVAADNLWVIGTVQHPGYFKVINTKLANYPEDTLPWDRGGDKGRPEIWFYRE; encoded by the coding sequence ATGGCGGCGGCCATCTTGCCGGGCGCGGTGTTTGCCGCCGGCGACGAGGAGACGGCGGCGGCGCCCGACGCGTCGGCGGAGGGCGCCTACAACTACGAACATGAGTTCGGCACCTACCACTGGGTCACCCCGGGGGCGTTCGCGCAGGCGACCGGCCAGACCGTGGGGGACTACTCGGAGGCGCCGCAACTGGCGCAGTTGGTGAGCGAGGGCAAGCTGCCGCCGGTCGAAGAGCGGCTGCCGCTGGAACCGCTGGTGCTGGGCCGCGAGATCGGCACCTACGGCGGCACCCTGCACGTGGGCGGCGGCCACTTCGCCGCATTCCAGTACGCCGGCACGCCGTACAGCAACTACGGCGTGGGACTGGCCGAGCACACCTGGACCGCCGGCACCTATCCCAACCTGGTGAAGGGCTGGGACGTGGAAGACGGCGGCAGGAAGTACACCCTGCACCTGCGGGAAGGCCTGCGCTACTCGGACGGCGAGCCGTTCACGGCCGACGACATCATGTTCTGGTGGGAGCACATCGTGCCGACCAATCCCACCTTCCCCGACCTGTTCACGCGCATCATCATCTCCACCGGCCTGTACGACAACGTGGTCAAGATTGACGACCACACGGTGCGCGTCGAGTACAGCAAGCCGTCCGACAACCTGTTCTGGGTGCACTTCGGCAAGGCGGTCCCGGCCCACCAGAAGAAGTACTTCAGCCAGTTCCACCCCGAGTTCCGGGACAAGGACGAGCTGGACGCACTGGTGAAGGAGGCGGGGTTCAGCAACTGGATCGAGCTCTACGAACACAAGCTGGACATCCGCGGCAACGCCAACCCCGAACGCCCCATCCTGCTGGCCTGGGCGCTGAAGCAGGTGCCGCCGGGGGACTACATTCTGGAGCGCAACCCCTACTTCTGGGCGGTTGACCCGGCCGGCCAGCAGCTCCCCTACCTCGACCGCATCTACTACTTCGCCGGGCTCGAACCGGAGGTGCGCAACCTGAAGGCGCAGGCGGGCGAGCTCGACTTCGCCGACGTGCCGATGGATACCTACCGGCTGATCAAGGAGAAGGAGTCTGAGGGCAAGATACGCGGCCAGCGCATGGCCGGCGTGGGCCTGAACTCCGCGCAGCTCAGCTTCAACCTGAACCACAAGGATCCGGCGGTGCGGGAGATCTTCATGGACAAGCGGTTCCGGATCGCCGCCTCGCACGCGCTCAACCGCGAGCGCATCAGCGAGCTGGTGTTCCTGGGGCTGGTGCCGCCGTGGCAGGTCGCCTCGCACGCGGGCAGCGACTACTACCACGAGCGCATGGCGCACTCCTATATCGAGTACGATCCGGACAAGACGCGGGCGATGTTCGACGAGATCGGCCTGCCGGTCGGCGACGACGGCTTCCGCAGGCGGCTCGACGGCGAGAAGCTGCAGATCAACCTGCTCACCTGGGACAACGCGCGGCTGCAGTCGGCCAGGATCGCGGAGATGATGGCCGAGGATCTGCAGGCGGCAGGCCTGGACGTCAACCTGAAGGTCATGGAGAGCAGCGTGGTGCGGCAGACCACCACCGCCAATGACCAGGACGCGGTGATGGTGCCGGGCGCCTGGACCACCATCGAGGGCGGCTTCTGGCTCGGCAACTCGGCCACCGCATTCGTGCCGGTGCACACCAACGGCAGCATGCACGCGCAGTTGTGGTACGAGTGGTACGAGTCGTTCGGCGAGAAGGGCGAGCGACCGCCGCCGGAGATGGAACAGGTGATGGAGTGGTACCGCGAGGGCCTCGGCACCATCGACGCCGCCGAGCGCAAGGAAATCTGGTTCCGGATGGTCGACGTGGCGGCCGACAACCTGTGGGTCATCGGCACCGTGCAGCATCCCGGCTACTTCAAGGTGATCAACACCAAGCTCGCCAACTACCCGGAGGACACCCTGCCGTGGGACCGGGGCGGCGACAAAGGGCGCCCCGAGATCTGGTTCTACCGCGAGTAG